A single window of Mycobacterium sp. ITM-2016-00318 DNA harbors:
- a CDS encoding LacI family DNA-binding transcriptional regulator, whose protein sequence is MPHRYKVREIAQQSGLSEATVDRVLNERPGVRETTRAEVMQAISDLDKQRAQLRLNGRRYLIDVVMQTPQRFSDSFRAAVEAELPAFAPAMLRARFHLWETGSTAHMVDALARLRGSHGVILKAQDEPEVAEAIDRLVGSGVPVVTYATDVPASARCSYVGIDNHGAGVTAAYLMGQWLGSSPSDVLITLSRNAFRGEGEREVGFRAALRGSGRHIVEVSGSDGIDATNERLVLEALQRNPAVQAVYSVGGGNAATVAAFERLGRDCRVFIAHDLDVDNRALLRDGRISVVLHNDLRADARLAMRLILQERKALPAEPARPAPIQIVTPFNVPS, encoded by the coding sequence GTGCCGCACCGCTACAAGGTCCGCGAAATCGCCCAGCAGTCCGGCCTGAGCGAGGCCACCGTCGACCGAGTGCTCAACGAGCGGCCCGGCGTACGGGAGACCACCCGCGCCGAGGTCATGCAGGCGATCTCCGATCTGGACAAACAGCGTGCCCAGCTGCGGCTGAACGGCCGCCGCTACCTCATCGACGTCGTGATGCAGACACCGCAGCGGTTCTCGGACTCCTTCCGGGCCGCCGTGGAAGCCGAACTGCCCGCATTCGCCCCGGCGATGCTGCGGGCGCGGTTCCACCTGTGGGAGACCGGCTCCACCGCCCACATGGTCGATGCGCTCGCACGGCTGCGCGGCAGCCACGGCGTGATCCTCAAGGCGCAGGACGAACCCGAGGTCGCCGAGGCCATCGACCGGCTCGTCGGCAGCGGCGTCCCGGTGGTGACGTATGCGACCGATGTGCCGGCAAGTGCCAGATGCTCATATGTCGGCATCGACAACCACGGCGCGGGCGTGACAGCCGCCTACCTGATGGGGCAGTGGCTGGGTTCGTCGCCGTCAGACGTGTTGATCACCCTGAGCCGCAACGCATTTCGTGGCGAAGGTGAGCGCGAGGTCGGCTTCCGGGCCGCACTGCGCGGTAGCGGGCGGCACATCGTCGAGGTGAGCGGCAGCGATGGCATAGACGCGACGAACGAGCGACTGGTGCTCGAGGCGCTGCAGCGCAATCCGGCGGTGCAGGCGGTGTACTCCGTCGGTGGTGGCAACGCGGCGACCGTCGCCGCGTTCGAGCGGCTGGGCCGCGACTGCCGTGTCTTCATCGCACACGATCTCGACGTCGACAACCGGGCCCTGCTGCGCGACGGCAGGATCTCGGTGGTCCTGCACAACGACCTGCGTGCCGATGCGCGCTTGGCGATGCGGTTGATACTGCAGGAACGCAAAGCGTTGCCCGCCGAGCCCGCGCGGCCGGCACCGATCCAGATCGTGACCCCCTTCAACGTGCCCTCCTGA